A stretch of the Agelaius phoeniceus isolate bAgePho1 chromosome 1, bAgePho1.hap1, whole genome shotgun sequence genome encodes the following:
- the ZBTB14 gene encoding zinc finger and BTB domain-containing protein 14 gives MEFFISMSETIKYNDDDHKTVFLKTLNEQRLEGEFCDIAIVVEDVKFRAHRCVLAACSTYFKKLFKKLEVDSSSVIEIDFLRSDIFEEVLNYMYTAKISVKKEDVNLMMSSGQILGIRFLDKLCSQKRDVSSPEENTQSKSKYCLKMNRSIGEPNDTQDDEVEEIGDHDDSPSDVTVEGTPPSQEDGKSPTTTLRVQEAILKELGSEEVRKVNCYGQEVEPMETTESKDLGSQTPQALTFNDGISEVKDEQTPGWTTAAGDMKFEYLLYGHREHIVCQACGKTFSDEARLRKHEKLHTADRPFVCEMCTKGFTTQAHLKEHLKIHTGYKPYSCEVCGKSFIRAPDLKKHERVHSNERPFACHMCDKAFKHKSHLKDHERRHRGEKPFVCSSCTKAFAKASDLKRHENNMHSERKQVTAANSIQSETEQLQAAAMAAEAEQQLETIACS, from the exons ATG GAGTTTTTCATCAGTATGTCTGAAACCATTAAATATAATGACGACGATCACAAAACTGTGTTCCTGAAAACATTGAATGAACAACGTTTGGAAGGAGAATTTTGTGACATCGCTATTGTGGTTGAAGATGTTAAGTTCAGAGCCCATAGGTgtgtgcttgctgcctgcagtaCCTActtcaaaaagcttttcaaaaAACTTGAAGTTGATAGTTCATCAGTTATAGAAATAGATTTTCTTCGTTCTGATATTTTTGAGGAAGTTCTCAATTACATGTATACTGCAAAGATTTCTGTTAAAAAAGAGGATGTAAACTTGATGATGTCTTCAGGCCAGATCCTTGGTATTCGATTTCTTGATAAACTCTGCTCTCAAAAACGTGATGTATCTAGTCCTGAAGAAAACACACAGTCCAAGAGCAAGTACTGTCTAAAAATGAACCGTTCTATTGGGGAACCCAATGATACCCAAGATGATGAGGTGGAAGAGATTGGAGATCATGATGACAGTCCATCAGATGTGACAGTAGAAGGCACTCCCCCAAGTCAGGAAGATGGTAAATCACCAACCACTACTCTGAGAGTGCAAGAGGCAATTCTGAAAGAGTTGGGAAGTGAAGAAGTTAGAAAAGTAAACTGCTATGGCCAAGAAGTAGAACCTATGGAAACAACGGAATCTAAAGACTTAGGATCTCAGACGCCTCAGGCACTCACGTTTAATGATGGCATAAGTGAGGTGAAAGATGAACAAACTCCAGGATGgaccacagcagctggggataTGAAGTTTGAGTACTTGCTTTACGGTCACAGGGAACACATTGTATGTCAGGCTTGTGGCAAGACCTTTTCTGATGAAGCGCGTTtgagaaaacatgaaaaactaCACACTGCAGACAGACCATTTGTTTGTGAAATGTGTACAAAGGGCTTCACCACGCAGGCTCATTTGAaagaacacttgaaaatacaCACGGGTTACAAGCCTTACAGTTGTGAGGTGTGTGGGAAGTCTTTTATTCGTGCACCAGATCTAAAAAAGCATGAAAGAGTTCACAGTAATGAGAGGCCATTTGCATGCCATATGTGTGATAAAGCTTTCAAGCACAAGTCCCACCTAAAAGACCACGAAAGAAGGCACCGAGGAGAGAAACCTTTTGTCTGCAGTTCCTGCACTAAAGCATTTGCTAAGGCATCTGACCTAAAAAGGCACGAGAACAAtatgcacagtgaaagaaagcAAGTTACAGCAGCCAATTCCATCCAGAGTGAAACAGAACAgttgcaggcagcagccatggCTGCTGAAGCAGAGCAACAATTAGAAACTATAGCCTGTAGTTAA